The Euphorbia lathyris chromosome 2, ddEupLath1.1, whole genome shotgun sequence genome includes a window with the following:
- the LOC136217695 gene encoding uncharacterized protein, with translation MGWLTRFLAASAFLAIGVIFSPETFGSNSVGQLATYLKLAHLLSFSTAFGAALWVTFIGGIIMFKNLPRHQFGNLQSKMFPAYFWLVGVCCATSVASFGYLHPWKSATTSEKYQLGFLLSSLAFNLTNLFVFTPMTIEMMRQRHKVEREEKIGDEIGWSKNQERAKANPKLAAMNKKFGMIHGFSSLANVMAFGSLAMHSWYLAGKLNL, from the exons ATGGGTTGGCTAACTCGATTTCTGGCGGCATCGGCTTTCTTAGCCATCGGAGTGATATTTTCACCGGAAACCTTCGGTTCAAACTCCGTTGGCCAATTAGCCACTTACCTGAAGCTGGCTCACCTCCTTAGCTTCTCAACGGCGTTTGGTGCCGCTCTTTGGGTCACTTTCATCGGCGGCATCATAATGTTCAA GAATCTGCCCAGGCATCAGTTTGGTAATTTACAAAGCAAGATGTTTCCTGCATATTTTTGGTTGGTTGGGGTATGCTGTGCAACATCTGTGGCATCTTTTGGTTATCTGCATCCATGGAAATCAGCTACAACTTCAGAGAAGTACCAGCTTGGTTTCCTTCTCTCTTCCTTGGCTTTCAACCTTACTAACTTGTTTGTCTTTACACCCATGACTATCGAG ATGATGAGGCAAAGGCACAAAGTGGAGCGAGAAGAGAAAATTGGGGATGAAATTGGGTGGTCAAAGAACCAGGAGCGTGCAAAGGCTAATCCAAAGCTTGCTGCTATGAACAAGAAATTTGGAATGATCCATGGTTTTTCATCCCTTGCTAATGTTATGGCTTTCGGCAGCCTTGCTATGCATTCATGGTACTTAGCTGGTAAGCTGAATCTGTAA